One segment of Theobroma cacao cultivar B97-61/B2 chromosome 9, Criollo_cocoa_genome_V2, whole genome shotgun sequence DNA contains the following:
- the LOC18588948 gene encoding probable 2-oxoglutarate-dependent dioxygenase AOP1, with amino-acid sequence MDGAKIPVLDFSGEHLDRERGGECWELLCGKVREACETHGCFLLMYDKIPTSLREDMLVAMKALFDLPEETKSKYQNPKPYRSYQGKCPVVPLHESFGIDDATRLEAAQEFTQLMWPQGNPAFSEILNSLSSKLLKLNFTILEMIFESFRMEKKNYDALVRDSTSIFRIMKYKVPPRKDENLGLVAHTDKNALTVLCQNDVQGLEVMTKEGRWEHVVVPREAFVVIVGDALKAWSNGRLVAVKHRVVMKADRERYSFGLFSMPKEGAMIEVPRELVDKEHPLLYRPFKFADYFSYFVSNISDDALEIYAGV; translated from the exons ATGGATGGGGCTAAAATCCCAGTTCTTGATTTTTCAGGGGAGCATCTTGACAGGGAGCGTGGGGGTGAGTGCTGGGAACTGTTGTGTGGCAAAGTTAGAGAGGCATGTGAGACTCATGGCTGCTTCCTCCTAATGTACGATAAGATCCCAACAAGTCTACGTGAAGATATGCTGGTAGCCATGAAGGCATTGTTCGATCTCCCTGAAGAGACCAAGAGCAAGTACCAGAACCCTAAGCCTTACCGCAGCTATCAGGGCAAGTGCCCCGTGGTTCCTTTGCATGAGAGCTTCGGCATCGACGATGCAACACGGCTCGAAGCCGCTCAAGAATTCACTCAACTCATGTGGCCTCAGGGAAACCCAGCGTTCAG TGAGATACTCAATTCCCTGAGCTCCAAGCTGCTAAAGCTAAATTTTACCATCCTGGAAATGATCTTCGAGAGCTTTCGGATGGAAAAAAAGAACTACGATGCGCTTGTGAGGGACAGCACTAGCATTTTCCGTATAATGAAGTACAAAGTTCCTCCCAGGAAGGACGAAAATCTTGGCCTTGTGGCTCACACAGACAAGAATGCTCTAACTGTTCTATGCCAAAATGATGTGCAAGGTCTTGAGGTTATGACTAAAGAAGGCCGTTGGGAACACGTGGTGGTTCCCAGAGAAGCTTTTGTAGTCATTGTTGGTGATGCCCTTAAG GCCTGGAGCAATGGAAGACTTGTTGCTGTGAAGCACAGGGTGGTGATGAAGGCCGACAGAGAGAGGTACTCTTTCGGGCTGTTTTCTATGCCAAAGGAAGGAGCAATGATTGAGGTGCCGCGTGAACTTGTTGACAAAGAACATCCACTCCTTTACCGGCCATTCAAATTTGCAGACTATTTCTCCTACTTTGTTTCCAATATAAGTGATGATGCACTGGAGATTTACGCAGGGGTGTGA